A stretch of the Nothobranchius furzeri strain GRZ-AD chromosome 5, NfurGRZ-RIMD1, whole genome shotgun sequence genome encodes the following:
- the LOC107378784 gene encoding uncharacterized protein KIAA0408 isoform X1 translates to MWPGSEPQQHQQSRLKKKLEDLKKRHIQDKEEWMREKESLLREVANIQGGENRRILLDLKTVLEEVQSEVKREEEKRSELQLQYTRDRCAWELEKAELKCRIAQLEAREATGLVSGGLKSGAGLGSVTSRSPQETTSETLTHRREREEQRRVLADTHSAAMDLRCRLEHSERDWLREKAELLERFDVERREWECQLKDMQRKIEELCCEVRANRRGTGLDSRKQDDAVGHRLSLRSTSTGSSLLSDNSRSELLSSAQSEPTRNPPSPGCGPSRNTSGDSCLQADILGFNVGVPVRCCGPETVDDFRSRESWQQEAVTDNRKAVDPTQLETFYPGTSGCGVLQDDFSKGRETGVHVGPHEGSFWGGLSYGNEKNTTALNAALKEIARVSEELCSYQDEIRKKGGDPRIRPDFLHPAGGGHDRSCLKPDEAPCDLGQIYDDLRALENENWITLSPDHTWQPNRRSSTSWTVEPANLVSYSSVDAAAPPVPPRTSSWNLSTPTSDAELHIPESPMATLRKCHSPCVLVDRKCSSPSVVRKFEAMLQENEGKIFKDGILASCSVTANSNCNVGCCHSRWSCEASKFTHNKSSAVGTVQKSFSEVNISTARKDLVVEEVQTSEDVEEFPVELLLSALEKPPVSPSLQGSRRNLMLERKTDEFNRALFQAEMGQGVDTQDRLTVTETGAATLQPVLTSSQDISAPEETSSQAVCSDLHPKESVWHSVSTSTPQIPNEQPALVTHAAEVQDVILNPEPPEQPQAGLGEALSSQSPHHLVEVEHIAPSRKLQQRSATDALLSESLAVKSLSGQPAEIHCPRESPPQTATVAASQLHSYAETRRSQVTHMSGSSHPSDSSKPAPRMMSDHPWKPLTLAAYPRPEGSRSNYGAVERILKNYETAARAQQNKMTSSCNFTCGAEETTTEEETLDVDHLPLSPSVKLMQMSHRPHSLPSSSSPAGVKEVLLIVQEDEERSISSSSSVQRSFSRPACPANRRLPSRWASCSPASPSSSPRSTPVVPASFPLQKHAPSFSYSHSFHMETIIM, encoded by the exons ATGTGGCCAGGCTCCGAACCCCAGCAGCACCAGCAATCCCGGCTTAAAAAAAAACTGGAAGATCTGAAAAAGAGACACATTCAGGACAAAGAGGAGTGGATGCGGGAGAAGGAGTCCTTGTTGAGAGAAGTGGCCAACATACAA GGCGGGGAGAACCGGAGAATTCTGCTGGACCTGAAAACGGTTCTGGAGGAAGTGCAGTCTGAGGTGAAGAGAGAGGAGGAGAAGAGGAGCGAGCTGCAGCTGCAGTACACTAGAGACAGATGTGCCTGGGAGCTGGAGAAGGCCGAGCTCAAGTGCAGGATCGCTCAG CTGGAGGCTAGAGAAGCTACGGGCTTGGTGAGCGGAGGACTGAAATCAGGAGCAGGTCTTGGATCTGTGACGTCTCGGAGCCCCCAAGAAACCACCAGTGAGACGTTGACGCACCGCAGGGAGAGGGAAGAGCAGCGTAGGGTCCTGGCCGACACCCATTCAGCAGCCATGGACCTGCGCTGCCGTCTGGAGCACAGCGAGAGGGACTGGTTACGGGAGAAAGCCGAGCTGCTAGAGAGGTTTGATGTGGAGAGAAGAGAGTGGGAGTGTCAGCTGAAGGACATGCAGAGGAAAATAGAAGAG CTGTGCTGTGAGGTGAGAGCCAACCGACGGGGAACCGGCCTGGACAGCAGGAAGCAGGATGACGCCGTGGGCCACAGGCTCAGCCTTCGCTCCACCAGCACAGGCTCCAGTCTGCTCAGCGACAACTCGCGCTCGGAGCTGCTCAgcagcgctcagtcagaaccaaccAGAAACCCCCCTTCACCTGGATGTGGACCCAGCAGGAACACGAGTGGTGACTCCTGCCTCCAAGCAGACATTCTTGGATTTAATGTCGGTGTTCCAGTGAGGTGCTGTGGCCCTGAGACGGTGGACGACTTCAGATCCAGAGAAAGTTGGCAGCAGGAAGCAGTCACTGATAACAGGAAGGCTGTGGACCCAACACAGCTGGAGACCTTTTACCCTGGAACATCTGGATGTGGAGTACTGCAGGACGACTTCTCTAAAGGACGTGAGACAGGTGTCCATGTCGGTCCTCATGAAGGCTCGTTTTGGGGAGGACTGAGTTACGGCAATGAGAAGAACACCACTGCTCTCAATGCG GCTCTGAAGGAGATCGCCCGTGTGAGTGAGGAGCTGTGTAGCTACCAGGATGAGATCAGAAAGAAGGGTGGAGATCCGAG GATTCGACCTGATTTCCTGCACCCTGCAGGAGGAGGCCATGACAGGAGCTGCCTAAAACCAGATGAAGCTCCTTGTGACCTCGGCCAGATTTACGACGACCTCCGGGCCTTGGAGAATGAAAACTGGATCACTTTGTCACCAGATCATACCTGGCAACCCAACAGAAGGTCGAGCACTTCCTGGACAGTAGAGCCAGCTAACCTGGTTAGCTACAGCAGCGTCGACGCAGCAGCACCACCCGTCCCTCCTCGCACCTCCTCCTGGAATCTGAGCACTCCTACTTCAGATGCAGAACTTCACATCCCAGAATCCCCCATGGCTACGCTGAGGAAGTGCCACAGCCCCTGTGTTCTAGTGGACAGGAAGTGTAGCAGTCCCTCTGTTGTCAGGAAGTTTGAGGCCATGCTGCAGGAGAATGAGGGAAAGATATTTAAAGATGGCATTTTGGCATCGTGCTCAGTGACGGCTAACTCCAACTGCAACGTGGGCTGCTGTCACAGCCGCTGGTCGTGTGAGGCCAGCAAATTCACCCACAATAAATCGTCTGCAGTCGGGACGGTCCAGAAAAGCTTCTCTGAAGTCAACATATCGACCGCTCGGAAAGATCTGGTTGTCGAGGAGGTACAAACGTCTGAGGATGTTGAAGAATTTCCTGTGGAGCTACTCCTCTCCGCGCTGGAAAAACCACCTGTCAGCCCCTCCCTCCAGGGCTCCAGGAGAAACCTGATGCTGGAGCGGAAAACCGATGAGTTCAACAGAGCTTTGTTCCAAGCCGAGATGGGCCAGGGGGTAGACACGCAGGACCGTCTGACTGTAACAGAGACTGGCGCTGCAACGCTCCAGCCAGTCCTTACGTCATCTCAGGACATTTCAGCTCCTGAAGAGACATCATCTCAAGCCGTTTGTTCTGATTTACATCCCAAAGAGTCCGTATGGCATTCTGTCTCAACCTCTACTCCACAGATTCCCAATGAGCAGCCAGCTCTGGTCACACATGCTGCTGAAGTCCAGGATGTCATACTAAACCCAGAACCACCCGAACAGCCGCAGGCAGGACTCGGGGAGGCTTTGTCTTCTCAGAGTCCTCATCACCTTGTTGAGGTCGAGCACATAGCTCCTTCCAGGAAGTTGCAACAGAGGTCAGCCACAGATGCTCTTCTTTCAGAGTCTTTGGCTGTAAAGAGCCTGTCGGGTCAGCCTGCCGAGATACACTGTCCCCGAGAATCACCGCCTCAGACGGCCACAGTTGCTGCCTCACAGCTGCACTCCTATGCTGAGACCAGAAGGAGCCAGGTGACCCACATGTCCGGTTCTTCTCACCCTTCAGACTCCTCCAAACCTGCTCCTCGAATGATGAGCGATCACCCCTGGAAGCCTCTCACTCTCGCTGCGTACCCGCGGCCCGAGGGATCGCGGTCCAACTATGGCGCTGTGGAGCGGATTCTAAAAAACTACGAGACCGCAGCTCGGGCACAACAGAACAAGATGACTTCAAGTTGTAACTTCACCTGTGGAGCAGAGGAGACCACTACTGAAGAGGAGACGCTGGATGTGGACCATCTGCCTTTAAGTCCCTCTGTGAAGCTCATGCAGATGTCCCACCGCCCCCACAGcctccccagcagcagcagccctgCTGGGGTGAAGGAGGTTCTCCTTATAGTGCAG GAAGACGAAGAGcgctccatctcctcctcctcctcggtccAGAGGAGCTTCTCCAGGCCGGCCTGTCCAGCCAACCGTCGCCTCCCATCCCGATGGGCCAGCTGCTCACccgcctccccctcctcctcccctcgCAGCACTCCCGTCGTGCCCGCATCCTTCCCCCTGCAGAAACACGCCCCCTCCTTTTCTTACTCGCACAGCTTTCACATGGAAACCATCATCATGTGA
- the LOC107378784 gene encoding microtubule cross-linking factor 3 isoform X4 produces MMNPSSADSSRQPDHSSRKQQRSSSPAGLKETGSKSAQKGSSSAKLKQGGEGGGGRNSRGHSPVSIGRERQAGGSAPVRGAAAVQHAGAESPTLSRAAAAVPAALDPPRPVTEASTPSRADPSRVVSDQPCASKSPKLRSKKPKGEEAAAVTSKKSSKSTVGCGPGFWKEGCLQSELIQFHLNKSLGKKGTKMQAKSTSPPTSEPELSPEPDSPQRAPRSDQRLQDEIERLEDENEDLKNEIEEMRTEMDEMRDTFYEEDACQLQDMRRELERANKNCRILQYRLKKAERKRLRFTETGQEDGELLRSLEQDLKVAKDVSVRLHHELETVEEKRMKTEEENEKLRQQLIEVEVNKQALHNELEKAKELSLKRKGNKDGQKTERKAQQTPVEEENEDLKCQLAFIKEEAILMRKKMAKIDKEKDRLEQELQKYRSFYGDVDSPLPKGEAGGPPTTRESELKLRLRLVEEEANILGRKIVELEVENRGLKAELDDMREDSLAAAGVDGSGSGVHQSREHGEALSELRLQLQLVEDEAELLRRNLADVEDENKKVTTELNKLKYKAGSHEAGSRHGGGGGDATKVEALQEELKAARMQINELSGKVMQLQYENRVLLSNMQRYDLASHLGIRGSPRDSDAESDGGREDDMPSASAVSPCLLPPHRKREGPIGGESDSDEVRNIRCLTPTRSLYSPVDSRFLSRSLRDRQQMIDIRIEAERLGRTIDRLIADTNTIITEARVYVTNGELFTRLDEDEEGGRIREHELLYRINAQMKAFRKELQTFIDRLDVPKQEDKQADEPLSQRLTPGMRHFHFPKHPSAGRLSARNPGTPRRA; encoded by the exons ATGATGAACCCATCCTCTGCCGACTCATCTCGGCAGCCAGATCATAGCAGCCGCAAGCAGCAGCGATCGTCATCCCCAGCGGGTCTCAAAGAAACCGGATCTAAATCTGCACAGAAAGGCAGCAGTTCAGCCAAGCTCAAGcagggaggagaaggaggaggagggagaaacagccgggGTCATTCCCCCGTTTCCATCGGCAGGGAGCGGCAGGCTGGAGGCAGTGCTCCCGTCAGAGGAGCGGCTGCTGTCCAGCATGCTGGTGCTGAAAGCCCGACGTTGAGCAGGGCCGCGGCCGCTGTACCGGCAGCATTAGACCCTCCCCGTCCTGTCACAGAGGCTTCCACCCCCTCAAGAGCTGATCCGAGTCGCGTCGTCTCAGACCAACCGTGCGCTTCCAAATCCCCCAAACTGAGAAGCAAAAAGCCCAAAGGAGAGGAAGCTGCAGCGGTCACGAGCAAGAAGAGTTCCAAAAGTACAGTGGGCTGTGGACCCGGCTTCTGGAAGGAGGGATGCTTGCAGTCAGAACTGATACAGTTCCATCTGAATAAGAGCCTGGGCAAGAAAGGGACAAAGATGCAGGCGAAGTCAACGTCTCCACCCACATCAGAGCCGGAACTGTCCCCAGAACCAGACAGTCCACAACGGGCTCCACGCTCAGACCAGAGGCTGCAGGACGAGATCGAGAGGCTGGAGGACGAAAATGAGGATCTAAAG AATGAAATCGAAGAGATGCGAACAGAGATGGATGAGATGCGAGACACTTTCTACGAAGAGGATGCTTGTCAGCTGCAGGACATGCGCAGAGAGCTGGAGAGAGCCAATAAGAACTGTCGGATTCTCCAGTACCGGCTCAAGAAGGCAGAGAGAAAGAGGCTCAGGTTCACTGAAACGGGCCAAGAGGATGGAGAGCTGCTCAGAAGTCTGGAGCAGGACCTGAAG GTGGCAAAGGATGTGTCAGTGCGCTTGCACCATGAGCTGGAGACTGTGGAGGAGAAAAGGATGAAGACGGAGGAGGAGAACGAGAAGCTGAGGCAGCAGCTGATAGAAGTGGAAGTCAACAAACAAGCCCTGCATAACGAACTGGAGAAAGCCAAAGAG CTCTCATTGAAAAGAAAGGGAAACAAGGATGGCCAGAAAACAGAGAGAAAGGCCCAACAAACCCCGGTCGAG GAAGAAAACGAGGACCTAAAGTGTCAGCTGGCCTTCATCAAGGAGGAAGCCATCCTGATGAGGAAAAAGATGGCAAAAATTGATAAGGAGAAGGATCGACTGGAGCAGGAGCTGCAGAAGTACCGCTCCTTCTACGGGGACGTGGACAGCCCTCTGCCCAAAGGCGAGGCCGGAGGGCCTCCCACCACCCGTGAGTCAGAGCTGAAGCTCCGGCTGCGtctggtggaggaggaggccAACATCTTGGGGAGGAAGATAGTGGAGCTGGAGGTGGAGAACAGGGGCCTGAAGGCCGAACTGGATGACATGAGGGAGGACAG TCTGGCAGCAGCAGGAGTGGACGGCTCCGGCAGCGGGGTTCATCAGAGCAGGGAGCACGGGGAGGCCCTGTCTGAACTgaggctgcagctgcagctggtggAAGACGAGGCAGAACTCCTTCGGCGAAATTTAGCAGATGTAGAAGATGAGAACAAAAAG GTGACAACGGAGCTCAATAAGCTGAAATACAAGGCTGGGTCCCATGAAGCTGGATCAAGACACGGCGGAG GAGGAGGTGACGCGACTAAGGTGGAGGCCCTCCAGGAGGAGCTGAAAGCAGCTCGCATGCAGATCAATGAGCTGAGCGGCAAAGTCATGCAGCTCCAGTACGAGAATCGTGTTCTGCTCTCCAACATGCAGCGTTACGACCTGGCCTCCCACCTGGGCATCCGCGGCAGCCCCCGGGACAGTGACGCGGAGAGTGATGGGGGACGGGAAGACGACATGCCTTCAGCCTCAGCCGTCTCTCCCTGCCTCCTCCCACCCCATCGCAAGCGTGAGGGTCCCATTGGAGGGGAGAGTGACTCGGATGAGGTGAGAAACATCCGCTGCCTCACCCCTACGCGTTCCCTTTACTCACCTGTAGACAGCCGTTTTTTATCCAGAAGCCTGAGGGACCGGCAACAAATGATAGACATCCGCATTGAAGCGGAGAGGCTGGGCCGGACCATCGACAGGCTCATCGCTGACACCAACACTATCATCACAGAGGCCCGAGTTTACGTCACCAACGGAGAGCTGTTCACTCGGCTGGATGAGGATGAAGAAGGTGGCAG GATCAGAGAGCATGAGCTGCTGTATCGCATCAACGCTCAGATGAAGGCCTTCAGGAAGGAGCTGCAGACCTTCATAGATCGACTGGATGTCCCTAAGCAGGAGGATAAACAGGCAGATGAGCCGCTGTCt CAAAGACTCACTCCGGGCATGAGGCACTTTCACTTTCCAAAGCATCCATCTGCTGGGAGGCTTTCAGCACGAAACCCGGGAACGCCGAGGAGGGCTTAA
- the LOC107378784 gene encoding uncharacterized protein KIAA0408 isoform X2 yields MDLRCRLEHSERDWLREKAELLERFDVERREWECQLKDMQRKIEELCCEVRANRRGTGLDSRKQDDAVGHRLSLRSTSTGSSLLSDNSRSELLSSAQSEPTRNPPSPGCGPSRNTSGDSCLQADILGFNVGVPVRCCGPETVDDFRSRESWQQEAVTDNRKAVDPTQLETFYPGTSGCGVLQDDFSKGRETGVHVGPHEGSFWGGLSYGNEKNTTALNAALKEIARVSEELCSYQDEIRKKGGDPRIRPDFLHPAGGGHDRSCLKPDEAPCDLGQIYDDLRALENENWITLSPDHTWQPNRRSSTSWTVEPANLVSYSSVDAAAPPVPPRTSSWNLSTPTSDAELHIPESPMATLRKCHSPCVLVDRKCSSPSVVRKFEAMLQENEGKIFKDGILASCSVTANSNCNVGCCHSRWSCEASKFTHNKSSAVGTVQKSFSEVNISTARKDLVVEEVQTSEDVEEFPVELLLSALEKPPVSPSLQGSRRNLMLERKTDEFNRALFQAEMGQGVDTQDRLTVTETGAATLQPVLTSSQDISAPEETSSQAVCSDLHPKESVWHSVSTSTPQIPNEQPALVTHAAEVQDVILNPEPPEQPQAGLGEALSSQSPHHLVEVEHIAPSRKLQQRSATDALLSESLAVKSLSGQPAEIHCPRESPPQTATVAASQLHSYAETRRSQVTHMSGSSHPSDSSKPAPRMMSDHPWKPLTLAAYPRPEGSRSNYGAVERILKNYETAARAQQNKMTSSCNFTCGAEETTTEEETLDVDHLPLSPSVKLMQMSHRPHSLPSSSSPAGVKEVLLIVQEDEERSISSSSSVQRSFSRPACPANRRLPSRWASCSPASPSSSPRSTPVVPASFPLQKHAPSFSYSHSFHMETIIM; encoded by the exons ATGGACCTGCGCTGCCGTCTGGAGCACAGCGAGAGGGACTGGTTACGGGAGAAAGCCGAGCTGCTAGAGAGGTTTGATGTGGAGAGAAGAGAGTGGGAGTGTCAGCTGAAGGACATGCAGAGGAAAATAGAAGAG CTGTGCTGTGAGGTGAGAGCCAACCGACGGGGAACCGGCCTGGACAGCAGGAAGCAGGATGACGCCGTGGGCCACAGGCTCAGCCTTCGCTCCACCAGCACAGGCTCCAGTCTGCTCAGCGACAACTCGCGCTCGGAGCTGCTCAgcagcgctcagtcagaaccaaccAGAAACCCCCCTTCACCTGGATGTGGACCCAGCAGGAACACGAGTGGTGACTCCTGCCTCCAAGCAGACATTCTTGGATTTAATGTCGGTGTTCCAGTGAGGTGCTGTGGCCCTGAGACGGTGGACGACTTCAGATCCAGAGAAAGTTGGCAGCAGGAAGCAGTCACTGATAACAGGAAGGCTGTGGACCCAACACAGCTGGAGACCTTTTACCCTGGAACATCTGGATGTGGAGTACTGCAGGACGACTTCTCTAAAGGACGTGAGACAGGTGTCCATGTCGGTCCTCATGAAGGCTCGTTTTGGGGAGGACTGAGTTACGGCAATGAGAAGAACACCACTGCTCTCAATGCG GCTCTGAAGGAGATCGCCCGTGTGAGTGAGGAGCTGTGTAGCTACCAGGATGAGATCAGAAAGAAGGGTGGAGATCCGAG GATTCGACCTGATTTCCTGCACCCTGCAGGAGGAGGCCATGACAGGAGCTGCCTAAAACCAGATGAAGCTCCTTGTGACCTCGGCCAGATTTACGACGACCTCCGGGCCTTGGAGAATGAAAACTGGATCACTTTGTCACCAGATCATACCTGGCAACCCAACAGAAGGTCGAGCACTTCCTGGACAGTAGAGCCAGCTAACCTGGTTAGCTACAGCAGCGTCGACGCAGCAGCACCACCCGTCCCTCCTCGCACCTCCTCCTGGAATCTGAGCACTCCTACTTCAGATGCAGAACTTCACATCCCAGAATCCCCCATGGCTACGCTGAGGAAGTGCCACAGCCCCTGTGTTCTAGTGGACAGGAAGTGTAGCAGTCCCTCTGTTGTCAGGAAGTTTGAGGCCATGCTGCAGGAGAATGAGGGAAAGATATTTAAAGATGGCATTTTGGCATCGTGCTCAGTGACGGCTAACTCCAACTGCAACGTGGGCTGCTGTCACAGCCGCTGGTCGTGTGAGGCCAGCAAATTCACCCACAATAAATCGTCTGCAGTCGGGACGGTCCAGAAAAGCTTCTCTGAAGTCAACATATCGACCGCTCGGAAAGATCTGGTTGTCGAGGAGGTACAAACGTCTGAGGATGTTGAAGAATTTCCTGTGGAGCTACTCCTCTCCGCGCTGGAAAAACCACCTGTCAGCCCCTCCCTCCAGGGCTCCAGGAGAAACCTGATGCTGGAGCGGAAAACCGATGAGTTCAACAGAGCTTTGTTCCAAGCCGAGATGGGCCAGGGGGTAGACACGCAGGACCGTCTGACTGTAACAGAGACTGGCGCTGCAACGCTCCAGCCAGTCCTTACGTCATCTCAGGACATTTCAGCTCCTGAAGAGACATCATCTCAAGCCGTTTGTTCTGATTTACATCCCAAAGAGTCCGTATGGCATTCTGTCTCAACCTCTACTCCACAGATTCCCAATGAGCAGCCAGCTCTGGTCACACATGCTGCTGAAGTCCAGGATGTCATACTAAACCCAGAACCACCCGAACAGCCGCAGGCAGGACTCGGGGAGGCTTTGTCTTCTCAGAGTCCTCATCACCTTGTTGAGGTCGAGCACATAGCTCCTTCCAGGAAGTTGCAACAGAGGTCAGCCACAGATGCTCTTCTTTCAGAGTCTTTGGCTGTAAAGAGCCTGTCGGGTCAGCCTGCCGAGATACACTGTCCCCGAGAATCACCGCCTCAGACGGCCACAGTTGCTGCCTCACAGCTGCACTCCTATGCTGAGACCAGAAGGAGCCAGGTGACCCACATGTCCGGTTCTTCTCACCCTTCAGACTCCTCCAAACCTGCTCCTCGAATGATGAGCGATCACCCCTGGAAGCCTCTCACTCTCGCTGCGTACCCGCGGCCCGAGGGATCGCGGTCCAACTATGGCGCTGTGGAGCGGATTCTAAAAAACTACGAGACCGCAGCTCGGGCACAACAGAACAAGATGACTTCAAGTTGTAACTTCACCTGTGGAGCAGAGGAGACCACTACTGAAGAGGAGACGCTGGATGTGGACCATCTGCCTTTAAGTCCCTCTGTGAAGCTCATGCAGATGTCCCACCGCCCCCACAGcctccccagcagcagcagccctgCTGGGGTGAAGGAGGTTCTCCTTATAGTGCAG GAAGACGAAGAGcgctccatctcctcctcctcctcggtccAGAGGAGCTTCTCCAGGCCGGCCTGTCCAGCCAACCGTCGCCTCCCATCCCGATGGGCCAGCTGCTCACccgcctccccctcctcctcccctcgCAGCACTCCCGTCGTGCCCGCATCCTTCCCCCTGCAGAAACACGCCCCCTCCTTTTCTTACTCGCACAGCTTTCACATGGAAACCATCATCATGTGA
- the LOC107378784 gene encoding microtubule cross-linking factor 3 isoform X3, translating to MMNPSSADSSRQPDHSSRKQQRSSSPAGLKETGSKSAQKGSSSAKLKQGGEGGGGRNSRGHSPVSIGRERQAGGSAPVRGAAAVQHAGAESPTLSRAAAAVPAALDPPRPVTEASTPSRADPSRVVSDQPCASKSPKLRSKKPKGEEAAAVTSKKSSKSTVGCGPGFWKEGCLQSELIQFHLNKSLGKKGTKMQAKSTSPPTSEPELSPEPDSPQRAPRSDQRLQDEIERLEDENEDLKNEIEEMRTEMDEMRDTFYEEDACQLQDMRRELERANKNCRILQYRLKKAERKRLRFTETGQEDGELLRSLEQDLKVAKDVSVRLHHELETVEEKRMKTEEENEKLRQQLIEVEVNKQALHNELEKAKELSLKRKGNKDGQKTERKAQQTPVEEENEDLKCQLAFIKEEAILMRKKMAKIDKEKDRLEQELQKYRSFYGDVDSPLPKGEAGGPPTTRESELKLRLRLVEEEANILGRKIVELEVENRGLKAELDDMREDSLAAAGVDGSGSGVHQSREHGEALSELRLQLQLVEDEAELLRRNLADVEDENKKVTTELNKLKYKAGSHEAGSRHGGGGGDATKVEALQEELKAARMQINELSGKVMQLQYENRVLLSNMQRYDLASHLGIRGSPRDSDAESDGGREDDMPSASAVSPCLLPPHRKREGPIGGESDSDEVRNIRCLTPTRSLYSPVDSRFLSRSLRDRQQMIDIRIEAERLGRTIDRLIADTNTIITEARVYVTNGELFTRLDEDEEGGRIREHELLYRINAQMKAFRKELQTFIDRLDVPKQEDKQADEPLSMFQPIILLILILALFSSLSYATIFKLVFLFTLFFVL from the exons ATGATGAACCCATCCTCTGCCGACTCATCTCGGCAGCCAGATCATAGCAGCCGCAAGCAGCAGCGATCGTCATCCCCAGCGGGTCTCAAAGAAACCGGATCTAAATCTGCACAGAAAGGCAGCAGTTCAGCCAAGCTCAAGcagggaggagaaggaggaggagggagaaacagccgggGTCATTCCCCCGTTTCCATCGGCAGGGAGCGGCAGGCTGGAGGCAGTGCTCCCGTCAGAGGAGCGGCTGCTGTCCAGCATGCTGGTGCTGAAAGCCCGACGTTGAGCAGGGCCGCGGCCGCTGTACCGGCAGCATTAGACCCTCCCCGTCCTGTCACAGAGGCTTCCACCCCCTCAAGAGCTGATCCGAGTCGCGTCGTCTCAGACCAACCGTGCGCTTCCAAATCCCCCAAACTGAGAAGCAAAAAGCCCAAAGGAGAGGAAGCTGCAGCGGTCACGAGCAAGAAGAGTTCCAAAAGTACAGTGGGCTGTGGACCCGGCTTCTGGAAGGAGGGATGCTTGCAGTCAGAACTGATACAGTTCCATCTGAATAAGAGCCTGGGCAAGAAAGGGACAAAGATGCAGGCGAAGTCAACGTCTCCACCCACATCAGAGCCGGAACTGTCCCCAGAACCAGACAGTCCACAACGGGCTCCACGCTCAGACCAGAGGCTGCAGGACGAGATCGAGAGGCTGGAGGACGAAAATGAGGATCTAAAG AATGAAATCGAAGAGATGCGAACAGAGATGGATGAGATGCGAGACACTTTCTACGAAGAGGATGCTTGTCAGCTGCAGGACATGCGCAGAGAGCTGGAGAGAGCCAATAAGAACTGTCGGATTCTCCAGTACCGGCTCAAGAAGGCAGAGAGAAAGAGGCTCAGGTTCACTGAAACGGGCCAAGAGGATGGAGAGCTGCTCAGAAGTCTGGAGCAGGACCTGAAG GTGGCAAAGGATGTGTCAGTGCGCTTGCACCATGAGCTGGAGACTGTGGAGGAGAAAAGGATGAAGACGGAGGAGGAGAACGAGAAGCTGAGGCAGCAGCTGATAGAAGTGGAAGTCAACAAACAAGCCCTGCATAACGAACTGGAGAAAGCCAAAGAG CTCTCATTGAAAAGAAAGGGAAACAAGGATGGCCAGAAAACAGAGAGAAAGGCCCAACAAACCCCGGTCGAG GAAGAAAACGAGGACCTAAAGTGTCAGCTGGCCTTCATCAAGGAGGAAGCCATCCTGATGAGGAAAAAGATGGCAAAAATTGATAAGGAGAAGGATCGACTGGAGCAGGAGCTGCAGAAGTACCGCTCCTTCTACGGGGACGTGGACAGCCCTCTGCCCAAAGGCGAGGCCGGAGGGCCTCCCACCACCCGTGAGTCAGAGCTGAAGCTCCGGCTGCGtctggtggaggaggaggccAACATCTTGGGGAGGAAGATAGTGGAGCTGGAGGTGGAGAACAGGGGCCTGAAGGCCGAACTGGATGACATGAGGGAGGACAG TCTGGCAGCAGCAGGAGTGGACGGCTCCGGCAGCGGGGTTCATCAGAGCAGGGAGCACGGGGAGGCCCTGTCTGAACTgaggctgcagctgcagctggtggAAGACGAGGCAGAACTCCTTCGGCGAAATTTAGCAGATGTAGAAGATGAGAACAAAAAG GTGACAACGGAGCTCAATAAGCTGAAATACAAGGCTGGGTCCCATGAAGCTGGATCAAGACACGGCGGAG GAGGAGGTGACGCGACTAAGGTGGAGGCCCTCCAGGAGGAGCTGAAAGCAGCTCGCATGCAGATCAATGAGCTGAGCGGCAAAGTCATGCAGCTCCAGTACGAGAATCGTGTTCTGCTCTCCAACATGCAGCGTTACGACCTGGCCTCCCACCTGGGCATCCGCGGCAGCCCCCGGGACAGTGACGCGGAGAGTGATGGGGGACGGGAAGACGACATGCCTTCAGCCTCAGCCGTCTCTCCCTGCCTCCTCCCACCCCATCGCAAGCGTGAGGGTCCCATTGGAGGGGAGAGTGACTCGGATGAGGTGAGAAACATCCGCTGCCTCACCCCTACGCGTTCCCTTTACTCACCTGTAGACAGCCGTTTTTTATCCAGAAGCCTGAGGGACCGGCAACAAATGATAGACATCCGCATTGAAGCGGAGAGGCTGGGCCGGACCATCGACAGGCTCATCGCTGACACCAACACTATCATCACAGAGGCCCGAGTTTACGTCACCAACGGAGAGCTGTTCACTCGGCTGGATGAGGATGAAGAAGGTGGCAG GATCAGAGAGCATGAGCTGCTGTATCGCATCAACGCTCAGATGAAGGCCTTCAGGAAGGAGCTGCAGACCTTCATAGATCGACTGGATGTCCCTAAGCAGGAGGATAAACAGGCAGATGAGCCGCTGTCt ATGTTTCAGCCCATTATTCTGCTCATCCTCATCCTTGCTCTGTTCTCATCTCTTTCATATGCCACCATTTTCAAACTGGTTTTTCTTTTCACCCTCTTCTTTGTTCTGTAA